In one Rutidosis leptorrhynchoides isolate AG116_Rl617_1_P2 chromosome 8, CSIRO_AGI_Rlap_v1, whole genome shotgun sequence genomic region, the following are encoded:
- the LOC139863346 gene encoding uncharacterized protein, translating into MIKVAIGGKSETLLKHLTEDPPASDNQKWNQDDLVIFCSGKDKLQTFDLHVKANNIKQEGKSIDDLWLKLQGIWGEIETRDPNPMEHPNDIIKYNNIRSKQKLFQFLNALDHKHDNIKRELLRIEPLPTVEAAYATIRKENAYQNIFNNKIESTNHSGIASGLIAPASKTKETDGHGLYSKNQRTSNYLSSKDKDNLVCEECGMKRHTKDQCFRRVGYPEWWNDGYKKGKASMAAGMTATRGNQETTNSGTTTAQGGFGLMAAKKPASSSPGGDKLGLGLGFTFKPVQYSDGEETENMSFSTNDVSFANVMSNKIKNEEWIIDCGATDTMTFDKTDFYLELKPNKTQIKTANGGSVQVKGGGAIEISPTLKLKNFLYVPTLSHKLLSVSHVIKELNCTILLHPTFCILQDIRTGKIIGRGTELDGLYYVDEVTQDDTIMLDHGTPNRQAWLWHRRLGHPSAGYLKILFPNLFSNKVIDVKLVFWLKAIKTHLKLVILNLITLLPWFILMYGDPQG; encoded by the exons ATGATTAAGGTTGCCATCGGAGGCAAATCCGAGACCCTCCTTAAACATCTCACAGAAGACCCACCTGCAAGTGATAATCAAAAATGGAACCAAGATGACCTGGTTATTTTTTG TTCAGGCAAAGATAAGTTGCAAACGTTTGATCTACACGTCAAAGCAAACAACATTAAGCAAGAAGGTAAGTCAATCGACGATCTGTGGTTAAAATTACAAGGGATTTGGGGTGAGATTGAAACAAGGGATCCAAACCCCATGGAACACCCAAATGATATTATCAAATACAACAATATCAGATCAAAGCAAAAACTTTTTCAATTTTTAAATGCTCTGGATCACAAACATGATAATATCAAAAGGGAATTGCTTCGAATCGAACCCTTACCAACCGTTGAGGCAGCATATGCTACAATTAGGAAAGAAAATGCTTACCAGAATATTTTTAACAACAAGATCGAATCCACAAACCACTCAGGCATAGCCTCTGGGTTAATTGCACCTGCATCTAAAACTAAAGAGACCGATGGCCATGGCCTGTATTCAAAAAACCAGCGTACATCAAATTACCTTTCATCCAAAGATAAAGATAATCTCGTATGTGAAGAATGTGGGATGAAACGGCACACCAAAGATCAATGTTTTCGACGGGTTGGGTATCCCGAATGGTGGAACGATGGTTACAAAAAGGGAAAAGCATCAATGGCAGCAGGAATGACGGCAACCAGAGGCAATCAAGAGACTACCAACTCCGGTACCACCACTGCTCAAGGAGGATTTGGGTTGATGGCGGCTAAAAAACCTGCATCATCTTCCCCAGGTGGAgataaattagggttagggttagggtttacattCAAACCCGTTCAATATTCGGATGGGGAGGAGACGG AAAACATGTCCTTTTCGACTAACGACGTTTCATTTGCTAATGTTATGTCTAACAAAATAAAAAACGAGGAATGGATTATCGATTGTGGTGCCACCGACACCATGACATTTGATAAAACTGATTTTTATTTGgagttaaaaccaaataaaactCAAATTAAAACGGCTAATGGAGGAAGTGTTCAAGTTAAGGGAGGAGGGGCTATTGAAATATCACCAACGTTAAAATTAAAAAATTTCCTTTACGTCCCCACACTGTCACATAAACTCTTATCCGTTAGCCACGTGATCAAAGAGCTTAATTGCACCATATTATTACACCCAACATTCTGTATCTTGCAGGACATCAGGACCGGGAAGATCATTGGTCGTGGTACTGAATTGGATGGGTTATACTATGTGGATGAAGTCACTCAAGATGATACAATCATGCTAGATCATGGGACTCCTAATAGACAAGCTTGGTTGTGGCATAGACGTCTAGGACATCCGTCTGCTGGTTATTTAAAGATTTTATTTCCGAATCTTTTTTCAAATAAAGTTATTgatgtgaaacttgtattttggctaaaagccatCAAAACTCATTTAAAACTAGTGATTCTAAATCTGATCACCCTTTTACCTTGGTTCATTCTGATGTATGGGGACCCACAAGGGTAA